From Helicoverpa zea isolate HzStark_Cry1AcR chromosome 23, ilHelZeax1.1, whole genome shotgun sequence, one genomic window encodes:
- the LOC124642117 gene encoding uncharacterized protein LOC124642117, protein MMKTVTKPRQIKMKYMDRLPTVISCCFCCFLRAGTVMIAVFSFIIGVLFAPNVSHTHGFWDLNPVLSNYGIMTEMSAQMTIGIASIMLCIVSVLLLVGACCNIPVLIEIYQWGAIMYSSTVVLMFFVLAVFCFFVHTNCYVAGAVLVFLIVCDVLLTAYFIIVTNSLRMSLQFLSSSDIVI, encoded by the exons atgATGAAAACTGTGACAAAACCCCGTCAAATCAAAATGAAGTATATGGACAGATTACCAACGGTTATAAGCTGTTGTTTCTGTTGCTTTTTAAGAGCTGGCACTGTGATGATAGCCGTGTTTTCATTT ATAATAGGAGTCCTATTCGCTCCAAACGTGAGCCACACGCACGGCTTCTGGGACCTGAACCCTGTACTGTCGAACTACGGCATCATGACCGAGATGTCAGCACAGATGACGATAGGAATCGCTTCCATAATGCTCTGTATTGTCAGCGTCTTACTGCTCGTTGGGGCTTGCTGT AACATTCCAGTGCTAATAGAGATCTACCAGTGGGGCGCGATAATGTACAGCTCGACGGTGGTGCTAATGTTCTTCGTGCTGGCCGTGTTCTGTTTCTTCGTGCACACAAACTGCTACGTGGCGGGCGCCGTGCTAGTATTTTTGATTGTGTGCGATGTTTTGT TGACGGCGTACTTCATAATCGTGACGAACAGTTTGAGGATGTCGCTACAGTTTCTGTCAAGTAGTGATATTGTGATCTGA